From the Billgrantia sulfidoxydans genome, one window contains:
- the queE gene encoding 7-carboxy-7-deazaguanine synthase — translation MYHVKEAFYSLQGEGARAGRASVFCRFSGCNLWSGREQDRAGAACRFCDTDFIGTDGQHGGRFASAEALADHLVALWPMDSTRAKPYVVFTGGEPLLQLDEALIEAAHARGFEVAVETNGTLPVPAGIDWLCVSPKAATSLVLTHGDELKLVYPQAEAPPERFIDLDFGHFFLQPMDTAPLAAGGHHLDATVAYCLAHPQWRLSLQTHKITGID, via the coding sequence ATGTATCACGTCAAGGAAGCCTTCTACTCGCTGCAGGGAGAAGGGGCACGTGCCGGGCGCGCCAGCGTCTTCTGTCGCTTCAGCGGCTGCAATCTCTGGTCGGGGCGCGAGCAGGACCGGGCAGGCGCCGCCTGCCGCTTCTGCGACACCGACTTCATCGGCACCGACGGCCAGCACGGCGGGCGCTTCGCCTCCGCCGAGGCCTTGGCGGACCACCTGGTGGCGCTGTGGCCCATGGACAGCACGCGGGCGAAACCCTACGTGGTGTTCACCGGCGGTGAGCCGCTGCTGCAGCTCGACGAGGCATTGATCGAAGCTGCGCATGCGCGGGGCTTCGAAGTCGCGGTGGAAACCAACGGTACCCTGCCCGTCCCGGCCGGCATCGACTGGCTGTGCGTGAGCCCCAAGGCCGCCACGTCCCTGGTACTGACCCACGGCGACGAACTCAAGCTGGTCTACCCCCAGGCGGAAGCCCCTCCCGAGCGCTTCATCGACCTCGACTTCGGGCACTTCTTCCTGCAACCCATGGATACCGCGCCGCTGGCTGCCGGCGGCCACCATCTGGACGCGACAGTGGCCTACTGCCTGGCTCACCCGCAGTGGCGGCTCTCGCTGCAAACCCACAAGATCACGGGAATCGACTGA
- a CDS encoding DUF2789 domain-containing protein: MEHPDHPFSELFEQLGLAADEASIKAFLERHAPLPPEMALYQAPFWNPSQAEFLYTALEEDADWAEVVDHLDASLRKP; encoded by the coding sequence ATGGAGCATCCCGACCACCCCTTCAGCGAGCTATTCGAACAGCTGGGCCTTGCGGCCGATGAGGCCTCGATCAAGGCATTTCTCGAGCGCCACGCTCCGCTTCCGCCCGAGATGGCCCTATACCAGGCACCCTTCTGGAACCCCAGCCAGGCCGAGTTCTTGTATACGGCACTGGAGGAGGATGCCGACTGGGCGGAAGTCGTCGACCACCTCGATGCATCGTTGAGGAAGCCCTAG
- the queC gene encoding 7-cyano-7-deazaguanine synthase QueC gives MPPISSPSATVVIYSGGMDSFTVLHRALRAGLEVHALSFDYGQRHARELEVAACVCAALGVPHQVVDIRAIHGLIDNSALTDASRDMPEGDYGEENLTATVVPNRNMILLSLAIAKAVNVGAGRVDYGAHGGDHVLYPDCRPEFVEAMGAVAGIANFAPVEIHAPFLRSSKAEILADGLAMGLDYAETWTCYRGEALACGRCGSCRERLAAFAANGVSDPLAYAADAPRPDLAGGGV, from the coding sequence ATGCCCCCGATATCTTCCCCCAGCGCCACCGTGGTGATCTACTCCGGCGGCATGGACTCCTTCACCGTGCTGCACCGCGCCCTGCGCGCAGGGCTCGAGGTCCATGCCCTCTCCTTCGATTACGGCCAGCGCCACGCCCGCGAACTCGAGGTGGCCGCCTGCGTTTGCGCCGCGCTCGGCGTACCGCACCAGGTGGTGGACATCCGCGCCATCCATGGCCTGATCGACAATTCGGCGCTGACCGATGCCAGCCGCGACATGCCCGAAGGCGACTACGGCGAGGAGAACCTCACCGCCACGGTCGTGCCCAACCGCAACATGATCCTGCTCTCGCTGGCCATCGCCAAGGCGGTCAACGTCGGCGCCGGGCGTGTCGACTACGGCGCCCACGGTGGTGACCACGTGCTCTACCCTGACTGTCGCCCCGAGTTCGTCGAAGCCATGGGCGCGGTGGCCGGCATCGCCAACTTTGCGCCGGTCGAGATTCATGCGCCCTTCCTGCGCTCGAGCAAGGCGGAGATTCTTGCCGATGGCCTGGCCATGGGGCTCGACTACGCCGAGACCTGGACCTGCTATCGCGGCGAGGCGCTTGCCTGCGGCCGCTGCGGCAGCTGCCGCGAACGACTCGCCGCCTTCGCCGCCAACGGCGTGAGCGACCCGCTCGCGTATGCCGCCGATGCGCCGCGCCCCGACCTTGCCGGCGGAGGGGTCTGA
- a CDS encoding sensor domain-containing diguanylate cyclase, with amino-acid sequence MPIDRISIAESSGVAGLANLQLPPLPEALRTRLAECRTLPSLPAAAARVIAIARSSDPCLADYARTIEQDPALTLRLLSMANSASYSRGGNAVSTCLDGVSRIGLDATLAIALSFGLPRPGAGTVLDHEYLCQRAIIAASATQELAQHLCPQEASQLFTTALLQDIGILAFEALDGDAYASHIPELRQHHRLSEAEHERYGCDHALVGAWLAASWGVPAPIALGIIDSHGQLADGDARKLCLRLSCRIADCWLAADSASAFSALLRQLASVASLDIVMLMTVMQELQHRLPSLARLFEITCPPAIDSTHLLAEAKELLFEQNLRMTIRLAEQQRELEALHASHVVLDEQHRTDHLTQLANRPWLEKRLAQHFDCARQTRQPLSVMFIDLDHFKRINDRFGHRFGDEVLIHFAAALNNMVRESDIAGRYGGEEFLVIMPNTRRQHAGILADRIREYLATQPLAQADGKPLHVTASIGIADLEDGEFDDAAALVDAADHAMYRVKHGGRDGVGHYEESDPSA; translated from the coding sequence ATGCCGATCGATAGGATATCGATAGCGGAATCATCTGGCGTGGCCGGCCTCGCCAATCTACAGCTACCGCCCTTGCCCGAAGCCCTGCGCACCCGACTGGCCGAATGCCGCACGCTGCCCAGCCTGCCGGCAGCGGCGGCGCGCGTGATCGCCATCGCCCGCTCGTCCGACCCTTGTCTTGCCGACTACGCCCGCACCATCGAGCAGGATCCCGCGCTCACCCTGCGGCTCCTCTCCATGGCCAACAGCGCCTCCTATTCGCGCGGCGGGAATGCCGTCTCCACCTGCCTGGATGGCGTCTCGCGCATCGGCCTGGACGCCACCTTGGCGATCGCCCTGAGTTTCGGCTTACCCCGCCCCGGCGCCGGCACCGTGCTCGACCACGAATACCTATGCCAGCGCGCCATCATCGCCGCTAGCGCCACGCAGGAGCTGGCCCAGCACCTCTGTCCCCAGGAAGCCTCGCAGCTGTTCACCACCGCCCTGCTGCAGGACATCGGCATCCTGGCGTTCGAGGCGCTGGATGGCGATGCCTATGCTTCCCACATCCCCGAACTTCGCCAGCACCACAGGCTGAGCGAGGCCGAGCATGAACGCTACGGCTGCGACCACGCCCTGGTGGGCGCCTGGTTGGCCGCCAGTTGGGGAGTGCCCGCCCCCATCGCGCTCGGCATCATCGACAGCCATGGCCAGCTCGCCGACGGCGATGCGCGCAAGCTCTGCCTGCGCCTCTCCTGCCGTATCGCCGACTGCTGGCTCGCCGCCGACTCGGCCTCCGCCTTCAGCGCCCTGCTGCGCCAGCTCGCTTCCGTCGCTTCGCTGGACATCGTCATGCTGATGACGGTCATGCAGGAGCTCCAGCATCGCCTGCCCTCGCTGGCCCGCCTGTTCGAGATTACCTGCCCGCCCGCCATCGACAGCACCCACCTGCTGGCAGAAGCCAAGGAGTTGCTCTTCGAGCAGAACCTGCGCATGACCATTCGGCTGGCCGAGCAACAGCGTGAACTGGAGGCGCTCCACGCCAGCCACGTCGTGCTCGACGAGCAGCACCGCACCGACCACCTCACCCAGCTGGCCAATCGTCCCTGGCTGGAGAAGCGTCTCGCGCAGCACTTCGACTGCGCCCGCCAGACCCGGCAGCCGCTGTCGGTGATGTTCATCGATCTCGATCACTTCAAGCGCATCAACGATCGCTTCGGGCACCGTTTCGGCGACGAGGTGTTGATCCACTTCGCCGCCGCGCTCAACAACATGGTGCGCGAGAGCGATATCGCGGGGCGCTACGGCGGTGAGGAGTTCCTCGTGATCATGCCCAACACGCGGCGCCAGCATGCCGGCATCCTGGCCGATCGCATCCGCGAATACCTGGCCACCCAGCCCTTGGCCCAGGCCGACGGCAAGCCGCTGCACGTGACCGCCTCCATCGGCATCGCCGACCTGGAGGACGGTGAATTCGACGATGCCGCCGCCCTCGTCGACGCGGCCGATCACGCCATGTACCGCGTCAAGCATGGCGGCCGCGACGGCGTGGGCCACTACGAGGAGTCAGATCCCTCCGCCTGA
- the yegQ gene encoding tRNA 5-hydroxyuridine modification protein YegQ, with protein MKAPELLSPAGTFKNMRYAFAYGADAVYAGQPRYSLRVRNNDFKLDNLHRGIAYAHERGKQFYVASNIAPHNSKLKTYLRDMEPVIKAGPDALIMSDPGLIMMIRERWPEQVIHLSVQSNVVNWAAAKFWQRQGISRIILSRELSLEEIAEIRAECPDLEIETFVHGALCIAYSGRCLLSGYFNHRDPNQGTCTNACRWQYNTVAAAQDETGDLVPANSAAAHAASGVWTPGQGGLIASGGGSTTLSTATAGGVEGQDELSALIEDATRPGELMPIFEDEHGTYIMNSKDLRAVQHVPRLAEMGVTSLKIEGRTKSHYYVARTAQVYRRAIDDAVAGRPFDMRLMDELDNLANRGYTEGFYRRHVHDEYQNYERGNSVGVHQQFVGEVIGYDPDRGVLEVDVKNRFEVGDGMELMLPGGNRRFKLEHIENKRGESVQAAPGSGHVVRIPVPGEAIAAERIEFALLMRDLPG; from the coding sequence ATGAAAGCTCCCGAACTGCTCTCCCCCGCGGGAACGTTCAAGAACATGCGCTATGCGTTCGCCTATGGCGCCGATGCCGTCTATGCCGGTCAGCCGCGCTATTCGCTGCGCGTGCGCAACAACGACTTCAAGCTCGACAACCTCCATCGTGGCATCGCCTATGCCCACGAGCGCGGCAAGCAGTTCTACGTGGCGTCGAATATCGCGCCGCATAACAGCAAGCTCAAGACCTACCTGCGCGACATGGAGCCGGTCATCAAGGCGGGGCCGGACGCACTGATCATGTCCGACCCGGGGCTGATCATGATGATCCGCGAGCGCTGGCCAGAGCAGGTCATTCATCTCTCGGTGCAGTCCAACGTGGTCAACTGGGCGGCGGCGAAGTTCTGGCAGCGGCAGGGCATCAGCCGCATCATCCTGTCGCGGGAGCTGTCGCTCGAGGAGATCGCCGAGATCCGCGCCGAGTGCCCCGACCTCGAGATCGAGACCTTCGTCCATGGTGCCCTGTGCATCGCCTATTCGGGGCGCTGCCTGCTCTCCGGCTACTTCAATCACCGCGACCCCAACCAGGGTACCTGCACCAACGCCTGCCGCTGGCAATACAACACCGTGGCCGCGGCCCAGGACGAGACCGGCGACCTGGTGCCGGCCAACTCGGCGGCGGCGCATGCGGCAAGCGGTGTGTGGACGCCCGGCCAGGGCGGCCTGATCGCGTCGGGCGGCGGCAGTACCACCCTCAGCACGGCCACCGCCGGCGGCGTGGAGGGGCAGGACGAGCTTTCGGCGCTGATCGAGGACGCCACCCGGCCGGGCGAGCTGATGCCAATCTTCGAGGACGAGCACGGCACCTACATCATGAACTCGAAGGACCTGCGCGCCGTGCAGCACGTGCCCAGGCTCGCCGAGATGGGGGTGACCTCACTCAAGATCGAGGGCCGCACCAAGTCCCACTACTACGTGGCACGCACCGCCCAGGTCTATCGTCGTGCCATCGACGATGCGGTGGCCGGCAGGCCCTTCGACATGCGCCTGATGGATGAACTCGACAACCTGGCCAACCGTGGCTACACCGAGGGGTTCTATCGGCGCCACGTGCACGACGAGTACCAGAACTACGAGCGCGGCAATTCGGTCGGCGTGCACCAGCAGTTCGTCGGTGAGGTGATCGGCTACGATCCCGATCGCGGCGTGCTCGAAGTCGACGTCAAGAACCGTTTCGAGGTAGGCGACGGCATGGAGCTGATGCTGCCCGGCGGCAACCGGCGCTTCAAGCTCGAGCACATCGAGAACAAACGAGGCGAATCGGTCCAGGCGGCGCCGGGCTCGGGTCATGTGGTGCGCATTCCCGTGCCGGGCGAGGCCATCGCGGCGGAGCGAATCGAATTTGCTTTGCTGATGCGCGATCTGCCGGGCTAG